One Lactobacillus sp. ESL0785 DNA window includes the following coding sequences:
- a CDS encoding NAD(P)H-binding protein has product MKIFVIGATGMAGSAFVKEANKHGLEIIANGRQTDKLAKLQAKVPNIQILAKDAFTLTKDDFTDCDVIVDAFSTAPSQAYRHTDLAAHLVALFRETTKPRLAFILGAGSLVTGPDHHRVLHDIEQDDTTKPWRNTPKNQYFEYQFLQNVDNVNWFGISPANLFIPGEQAAKILTGKDELLYNDAGESITTAGTMAAALVAEILQPQHRQERFTVANG; this is encoded by the coding sequence ATGAAAATATTTGTAATCGGTGCAACCGGAATGGCTGGATCAGCTTTTGTCAAAGAAGCTAACAAACACGGCCTAGAAATTATTGCGAACGGCCGGCAAACAGACAAGCTAGCTAAACTACAAGCTAAAGTGCCTAACATCCAAATTCTAGCTAAAGATGCTTTTACCTTAACTAAGGACGATTTTACTGACTGCGACGTAATTGTTGATGCTTTTTCAACTGCGCCAAGCCAAGCTTACCGTCATACTGACCTTGCTGCACACCTAGTAGCACTTTTTAGAGAAACTACTAAGCCGCGATTAGCCTTTATTTTAGGCGCGGGTAGTCTAGTTACTGGCCCTGACCATCACCGTGTCTTGCACGATATTGAGCAAGATGACACTACCAAGCCATGGCGTAATACCCCCAAGAACCAATACTTTGAATATCAATTTTTACAAAATGTTGATAATGTCAATTGGTTTGGTATTTCACCAGCTAACTTATTCATTCCCGGGGAACAAGCTGCCAAAATTTTAACTGGTAAAGATGAGTTGCTATATAATGATGCAGGTGAATCCATTACTACTGCTGGCACTATGGCTGCTGCGCTCGTGGCAGAAATTTTGCAACCTCAGCATCGCCAAGAACGATTTACTGTTGCTAACGGCTAA
- a CDS encoding copper-translocating P-type ATPase has product MKTTTRFWLALILSLPMLIEMILMPITGWMLPGGEWTMLILTTLVMFISAKPFVVSAWASFKKHHANMDTLVALGTLTAYLYSIYALFNHKPVFFESAAFVITFVLLGQVLEVKMRSNASDAIGKLAGLQAKDALVKRKGQFSNLPIAQVVPGDLIQVKPGQKIPVDGIVVTGTSSVDESMITGESLPVSKKPGDKVVGATINQAGTLVFKAQKVGSDTVLAQIVAIVKKAQNSHAPIQNLTDQVVDIFVPAVLMIAILTFLVWYVLIGKGIGTALEFAVSVLVIACPCALGLATPTALMVGTGLGAKKGILIKNGTVLEAANDLNTIVLDKTGTITAGKPQVTDIIGKREQVLQVAASLESLSEHPLAQAILQAARKEQVVLTKVTAFKALEGKGVTGKINGQIALVGSPIITDTVKIPAKLQEQLTTLQEEAKTVVLVCLANEVIGLLAIQDIPKRNSQQAIAQLKQHGLKTVMLTGDNKQVAHVIAQQVGIDEVIAGVLPTEKAAAIKKLQNSGKVAFVGDGINDAPALTQADVGIAMGSGTDVAIDAGGIVLVKNDLLDVVRALKLSHKTFNRIKLNLFWAFIYNILGIPIAAGLFAGCGLILSPELAGLAMAFSSLSVVISSVLLGKVKI; this is encoded by the coding sequence ATGAAAACAACAACGCGCTTTTGGTTGGCCTTAATTTTATCACTACCGATGTTAATTGAAATGATCTTGATGCCCATAACTGGTTGGATGCTTCCCGGCGGCGAATGGACAATGCTAATTTTGACAACTTTAGTCATGTTTATTTCGGCTAAACCATTTGTTGTTAGTGCTTGGGCATCATTTAAAAAACACCATGCTAATATGGATACATTGGTGGCTTTAGGAACATTAACTGCTTATTTGTATAGTATTTATGCGCTGTTTAATCATAAGCCAGTTTTCTTTGAAAGTGCTGCGTTTGTGATTACTTTTGTTTTACTAGGACAAGTTTTAGAAGTAAAAATGCGCAGCAATGCTTCTGATGCTATTGGCAAACTTGCGGGTTTGCAGGCAAAAGATGCTTTGGTTAAGCGAAAAGGCCAATTTAGTAATTTACCAATTGCTCAGGTTGTTCCGGGTGATCTAATTCAAGTTAAGCCGGGACAGAAGATTCCGGTTGATGGGATAGTTGTTACTGGTACATCGAGTGTTGATGAATCAATGATTACTGGTGAAAGTTTGCCAGTTAGTAAAAAGCCCGGTGATAAAGTCGTTGGTGCAACTATCAATCAAGCAGGAACGTTGGTATTTAAAGCACAAAAAGTTGGTAGTGACACAGTGCTGGCGCAAATTGTTGCTATTGTGAAAAAAGCGCAGAATAGTCATGCACCAATTCAAAACTTAACTGATCAGGTTGTCGATATTTTTGTTCCTGCGGTGCTAATGATTGCCATTCTTACATTTTTAGTGTGGTATGTGCTTATTGGTAAGGGCATTGGAACAGCTTTAGAGTTTGCAGTTTCGGTGCTGGTTATTGCTTGTCCCTGTGCATTAGGCTTAGCAACACCAACGGCATTAATGGTTGGCACAGGTCTAGGCGCTAAGAAAGGGATTCTAATCAAAAATGGTACTGTCTTAGAAGCAGCTAATGATTTGAATACAATTGTGCTAGATAAAACAGGAACGATTACTGCTGGTAAGCCACAAGTAACGGATATTATTGGCAAACGCGAGCAGGTATTGCAAGTTGCTGCAAGTTTAGAAAGTTTGTCTGAGCATCCGTTGGCGCAAGCAATTCTGCAAGCTGCACGTAAAGAGCAAGTCGTCTTAACTAAGGTAACAGCTTTCAAGGCACTTGAAGGTAAAGGGGTAACTGGCAAAATTAATGGTCAAATAGCGCTAGTTGGCAGTCCGATAATTACTGATACGGTTAAAATCCCGGCAAAATTACAAGAGCAGTTAACAACCTTACAAGAAGAAGCTAAGACAGTGGTGTTGGTTTGTTTAGCTAATGAAGTCATTGGCTTATTGGCTATTCAGGATATACCCAAGAGAAATAGCCAACAAGCAATTGCCCAACTTAAGCAGCACGGTTTAAAGACGGTAATGCTAACAGGTGATAACAAGCAGGTTGCCCACGTTATTGCCCAGCAAGTCGGCATTGATGAAGTAATCGCTGGCGTTTTACCTACTGAGAAAGCTGCTGCAATTAAGAAGCTGCAAAATAGCGGCAAGGTCGCATTTGTTGGTGACGGGATTAATGATGCTCCGGCCTTAACTCAAGCTGATGTTGGGATTGCTATGGGTTCGGGCACGGACGTTGCCATTGACGCTGGTGGAATTGTTTTAGTAAAAAATGATTTATTAGATGTTGTTAGAGCACTGAAACTGAGTCATAAGACCTTTAATCGGATTAAGCTTAATCTATTTTGGGCATTTATCTATAATATTTTAGGGATTCCGATTGCGGCAGGTTTGTTTGCTGGCTGTGGCTTAATTCTCAGTCCGGAGTTAGCTGGTTTAGCAATGGCCTTTAGCTCATTGTCGGTAGTTATTAGTTCAGTTTTATTAGGAAAAGTAAAAATTTAG
- a CDS encoding Rib/alpha-like domain-containing protein yields MQSKRDRFSIRKLTVGAASVLLGFSFLTMSSQTAKADTISANSTENTTQQVNKTAATDEKAATSATAKATAQPKKAQNTKQNLTTYSGLSSFLKSGTNAAETDTNKSATAAKTTSATEQKAPAPVDQADNATNKQNLATTNQVQQPAAQDDETDVNNWADFTAALLNEDVTTINLTSDITATENNQQYSIQGSKVVNGNHKTLDIGANIIQDDIYQYGITFNDVKLMGRKPSDDPSRFNFYGYDNDKAVTLNNVESDNVSYDSLIKFENKVTLNYNIDGNIFSDYAEPTADDDSDVMINFAPTPDTSSSFICDVFLIGSNANVTANISNTKSALRGTGTVDDARIEVGEGSNFHLNIDPTVNFLYRVDEGIPPMYIQVDPGSTTIIQNNSSDTGVNPGKDNQIKLLADTPKLFEITSNNGNDVNNFNFPVTDISGDKMGMITDHYKWIIQSSNNANIIDPNLTDAQMTILANPTLPENILADGKADKTFQDLNTKEDFQTVIQSQGGFNSSAGFALGTDLYDGWKKTDAGRYNISSNKISIHQGQTSAIGGAEDKLKAVDGNNNTTTTIADLLGLDDSINPDNKTIMSVAWLPNQAMDSQGNLTSGGLIKDNAGNLVDDINQVVPEEGQLGNAVIRVTYGDGTTDDIPVTLNIIKAKSSGDVQQVAHGVMPTADQAKDAVAFDGDASNLTPTYEWRKADGSPLTAADLQAGINDVAVLVTYYKDGQPDGTQLVAAKVAMGDTEAHASGITAGTGPVVVHAANIPSANKPLVPDFTDASKWNSYLAGDLTNVASVDWDDDTDVSTIINGTIGEKTAKLRVTFNDGSTLEVDDVKVNVLGGEKDATKTTTTPNGVIPSVEQAKEALKDEANLTTDLSAAGYDVDYSWAKDDQGTPMDAGYVSYDEHQPNKTVPGYVVLTYYKKGAAHTPENVDGQQIVPVDVIINKQENNLYHTQLAGSGQNSQGVSVLKGTTLDDAAAKDAIHKPAGFPTDATFTWESPVDTSTTGDKQAWVDVKYQDGSIDRIPVLVNVYDTASIKYPKAKTQTADLNGTVPDAKASIANNADLPSDAQYEWANEPDLSKEGSAAGTVKITYADGSSDYVIVPVIVGDANPTQENDPQGQRTNIGYGSGKTATDAEAKAAISNAASLPTGTTFTWQTPPVVNDLGRLGVQGAVVKVTYPDGTSNNVPVVVDVVSDAHTAPRPRAKNVCVNVGDALPNAKDAVINSADLTNATDFEYETTPSTGAAGITQTKIKVTYADGSTDEVPTQIIVAAVATSTSTEAEKNNPHVKTVRTNVNSTVSAASVIDNFTELSGNPTAEWVDPDFAKNGTKTAGLKQSQVKLTFKDGSVKIVTGYVRVVSDGEKRADSVTGKTVTKTVGAAITAAEMVNALPSDATAEFASSVNIKDGKAENPGTYIETIHIRFHDGTEKDVASVLTVPRQTSEANITQSKDVVLHVVNVGTDHTQIPAEFADPSSFLTGTTDANIKQVEWAADGQPSVDQATDQITGKIKLTFNDGTVKTLDINVKVIGARKSAVPTAITVMNTSKLDEERAKDALNLDDVLAIDTKYPNAHYSWVGKADGTGTVDISQPGSPDAYVLIDYGDGKKQTVKVDLNVSEQPTSGATYHPAATSGSVTTHMTDNGVIMPPEFNDTTKMSDFMQIPGVDNLTDIVDYLTWANNAPTTVGNNQQVAVIVHYKDQSVSDPFNINVNVLSAKKAIAPTTVTAGSQLTAAQAKDALDQTENAAILAKYPTATFTWAANSDGTGTIDTSQAGTPAAYVVVDYGDGTKQVVQVDLTVKSQADANESKLDATQAVPITTHVADGLHNEVQVPEFTDPNWIKDNIALDGVTDSSTLIDHLSWNGTQPATVGDGQQIEVVAHYKDGSTSAPFKLNVNVLGARKKDNLPTTVRVNSTPGEAEAKNALNLDDVMKIDAQYPNAKYSLAENNDGTGVVDTSAPNESTAYVVIDFGDGTKQIVPINLKVDDSTNAENNHPTAADENATTPILTHLVHDSGTGNPVALSPDSFTDQDKMKTVIKGVDWTQVDYLTWAAVGPNKPGENQDVQVRVHYKDGSISDPVTVKANIVGVQHLDAAGITPVPAEVTIGEQPTEEQAKAVLGQDDSVNKILAQYPTAKFGWANKSDGTGTLDTSKLGSRDAYVVIDYGDGTKQVLKVPLIVNPKADTGGNGNTGTPTDNNSQTPIGGSVMIPQGTDLSNDTHYAELAISNAASLPAGTTYSWNKIPDTSKLGTDMSGSVLVKFADGRSVIVAVTVNISNRQAENVTLTHNAYVYNAQGQRINELILKIGSTLPVYGTKVINGRNFYLLENNYYLATGNVLPLKRKLTHNAYIYNKYGKRVGKQVLKVGKVMKTYGEPVKIRGKKFYQIGNGHYLKAANFPTSIKDLRPVQEIAADPSKKMVMHNSYLYDENGHRANQIVLQAGSRIGIDQTVYTKAGRRFYKTTKGFYIPVGNITGTPHVYLNHNAYVYNQYAERVGKKVLHQGQTNLTIYGDPIKMRGHWYWIIGNKRYLRASNINSELK; encoded by the coding sequence ATGCAATCAAAGCGAGATCGATTTTCGATTCGTAAATTGACTGTTGGTGCTGCCTCTGTTTTGTTGGGCTTTAGTTTTTTGACAATGAGTAGCCAAACTGCAAAGGCTGACACTATCTCTGCAAATTCAACTGAAAATACAACACAGCAAGTAAATAAAACTGCTGCAACAGATGAAAAAGCAGCGACGTCTGCAACCGCAAAAGCTACTGCACAACCCAAGAAAGCTCAGAATACTAAACAGAATTTAACTACTTATTCTGGTCTAAGTTCATTTTTGAAGAGTGGTACAAATGCTGCTGAAACAGATACAAATAAGTCTGCAACTGCGGCTAAGACAACAAGTGCAACAGAGCAAAAAGCACCTGCCCCAGTGGATCAGGCAGATAATGCTACTAATAAGCAAAATTTGGCTACTACTAATCAGGTTCAGCAGCCAGCTGCTCAGGATGATGAAACTGATGTTAATAACTGGGCTGACTTTACGGCAGCCTTGCTTAATGAAGATGTCACAACAATTAATTTAACTAGTGACATTACAGCAACGGAAAATAATCAACAATACTCCATTCAAGGCAGTAAGGTAGTTAATGGTAATCACAAGACTTTAGATATTGGTGCGAATATAATTCAAGACGATATTTATCAGTATGGGATTACTTTTAACGATGTTAAATTGATGGGTAGAAAGCCAAGTGATGATCCTAGTCGGTTTAACTTTTACGGTTATGATAATGACAAGGCAGTTACGCTAAATAATGTTGAAAGTGATAATGTTAGTTATGATTCATTGATTAAGTTTGAAAATAAGGTTACTTTAAATTACAACATTGATGGTAATATCTTTAGTGATTATGCTGAGCCAACGGCTGATGACGATTCTGATGTCATGATTAATTTTGCACCAACACCTGATACTTCCTCTAGTTTTATCTGTGATGTTTTCTTAATTGGTAGCAATGCCAATGTAACTGCCAACATTTCTAATACTAAGAGTGCATTGCGGGGAACAGGTACCGTTGATGATGCCAGAATTGAAGTTGGGGAAGGTTCTAATTTTCACCTGAATATTGATCCGACAGTTAACTTCCTTTATCGGGTTGATGAAGGTATTCCGCCAATGTACATTCAGGTCGATCCTGGTTCAACCACAATTATTCAAAATAACTCTTCTGATACTGGTGTTAATCCAGGCAAAGACAACCAAATCAAGCTACTTGCCGATACACCAAAGCTGTTTGAAATTACCAGTAATAATGGTAATGACGTTAATAACTTCAATTTCCCAGTGACCGATATTTCTGGTGATAAGATGGGAATGATTACCGATCATTATAAGTGGATTATTCAAAGCTCAAATAATGCCAATATTATTGATCCGAACTTGACAGATGCCCAAATGACCATTTTGGCTAACCCAACTTTACCAGAAAACATTTTGGCTGATGGTAAAGCTGATAAAACTTTCCAAGATTTAAATACTAAGGAAGATTTTCAAACTGTAATTCAAAGTCAAGGCGGCTTTAACAGTTCTGCTGGTTTTGCATTAGGGACTGACCTTTATGATGGTTGGAAGAAGACTGATGCTGGTCGTTATAATATTTCTAGCAATAAAATTTCAATTCACCAAGGACAAACTAGTGCGATTGGTGGTGCTGAAGATAAGCTGAAGGCTGTTGATGGTAACAATAATACGACGACAACAATTGCCGACTTATTGGGACTTGATGATAGTATCAATCCAGATAATAAGACAATTATGAGCGTTGCATGGCTGCCAAATCAAGCAATGGACAGTCAAGGTAACTTAACCAGCGGTGGCTTAATTAAGGATAATGCTGGTAACCTTGTTGACGATATTAATCAAGTTGTTCCAGAAGAAGGTCAATTAGGTAATGCAGTTATTCGGGTAACTTATGGTGATGGCACAACTGATGATATCCCTGTAACTTTGAATATAATTAAAGCTAAGTCTTCTGGTGATGTTCAACAAGTTGCACATGGTGTAATGCCGACAGCCGATCAAGCTAAAGATGCGGTTGCATTTGATGGTGATGCCAGCAACTTAACTCCTACTTATGAATGGCGTAAAGCTGATGGTTCACCGTTAACAGCTGCTGATCTGCAAGCAGGAATTAATGATGTTGCTGTTTTAGTAACTTATTATAAAGACGGTCAGCCTGATGGGACACAGTTAGTTGCTGCTAAAGTTGCCATGGGCGATACAGAAGCTCATGCTTCTGGGATTACAGCAGGTACTGGGCCAGTTGTTGTTCACGCCGCTAATATTCCGAGTGCCAATAAGCCTTTGGTACCTGACTTTACTGATGCCAGCAAGTGGAACTCATATTTAGCTGGTGATTTAACTAACGTAGCAAGTGTTGATTGGGATGATGATACTGACGTTTCAACCATTATTAATGGTACGATTGGTGAAAAAACTGCTAAATTGCGGGTTACCTTTAATGATGGTTCAACTTTAGAAGTTGATGATGTTAAGGTTAACGTTCTTGGTGGTGAAAAAGATGCTACTAAGACGACTACAACCCCTAATGGTGTTATTCCGTCAGTTGAGCAAGCAAAAGAGGCTCTTAAAGATGAAGCTAATTTAACTACTGATTTAAGTGCTGCTGGCTATGATGTTGATTATTCATGGGCTAAAGACGATCAAGGTACCCCAATGGATGCTGGTTATGTTAGTTATGATGAACACCAGCCTAATAAGACCGTACCCGGATATGTTGTCTTAACTTACTACAAGAAGGGTGCAGCACATACGCCAGAAAATGTTGATGGTCAGCAGATTGTCCCAGTTGATGTAATAATTAATAAACAGGAAAATAATTTGTATCACACTCAATTAGCTGGTTCTGGACAAAATTCACAAGGGGTTTCAGTTCTTAAAGGAACAACACTTGATGACGCTGCTGCTAAGGATGCCATTCATAAACCGGCAGGTTTTCCAACTGATGCAACCTTTACTTGGGAAAGTCCAGTTGATACTTCAACGACTGGCGATAAGCAAGCATGGGTTGATGTTAAATATCAAGATGGTTCAATAGACCGTATTCCAGTATTGGTCAATGTTTATGATACGGCTTCAATTAAGTATCCTAAGGCTAAGACACAGACAGCTGATCTAAATGGTACGGTTCCTGATGCTAAGGCTTCAATTGCTAATAATGCTGATTTACCAAGTGATGCTCAATATGAGTGGGCAAATGAACCAGACTTAAGTAAAGAAGGTTCTGCAGCTGGCACGGTTAAGATAACTTATGCTGACGGCTCTAGTGATTATGTCATTGTTCCGGTAATTGTTGGCGATGCTAATCCAACACAGGAAAATGACCCACAAGGTCAAAGAACCAATATTGGTTATGGTTCAGGTAAGACAGCAACCGATGCCGAAGCTAAAGCTGCTATTTCTAATGCGGCAAGTTTACCAACAGGGACAACCTTTACTTGGCAAACACCACCAGTAGTTAATGACTTGGGTAGATTAGGTGTTCAAGGAGCAGTTGTCAAGGTAACTTATCCAGATGGTACTAGCAATAATGTTCCCGTAGTTGTTGATGTTGTTAGTGACGCGCATACAGCACCACGACCGCGGGCAAAGAATGTGTGTGTCAATGTTGGGGATGCTTTGCCGAATGCTAAAGATGCAGTGATTAATAGTGCTGATCTAACCAATGCCACCGATTTTGAATATGAAACAACACCGTCAACTGGTGCTGCTGGCATTACTCAAACTAAGATTAAGGTAACTTATGCGGATGGTTCAACTGATGAGGTACCAACACAAATTATTGTTGCTGCAGTGGCAACCTCGACTTCAACAGAAGCTGAGAAGAATAATCCTCATGTTAAGACAGTGCGGACAAATGTTAACAGCACAGTTAGCGCTGCTAGCGTGATTGATAACTTTACAGAATTGTCTGGTAATCCAACAGCTGAGTGGGTTGATCCTGATTTTGCTAAAAATGGTACTAAGACTGCAGGTCTTAAACAATCACAAGTTAAGTTAACCTTTAAGGATGGTTCAGTTAAGATAGTTACTGGTTATGTCAGAGTTGTTTCTGATGGTGAAAAGCGTGCCGATTCGGTTACTGGTAAGACTGTTACGAAGACAGTCGGCGCTGCAATTACTGCAGCCGAGATGGTTAATGCCTTGCCAAGTGATGCAACTGCAGAATTTGCTAGTTCGGTTAATATTAAAGACGGTAAAGCTGAAAATCCTGGAACTTATATTGAAACAATTCATATCAGATTCCATGATGGGACAGAAAAAGATGTTGCTTCTGTTCTAACAGTTCCAAGACAAACTTCTGAAGCTAATATTACGCAAAGTAAAGATGTTGTGCTTCATGTTGTTAATGTCGGTACGGATCATACTCAAATACCAGCTGAATTTGCTGATCCAAGTTCATTCTTAACTGGCACAACTGATGCCAATATCAAACAAGTTGAATGGGCAGCGGATGGTCAGCCAAGTGTTGACCAGGCAACCGACCAGATAACTGGTAAAATTAAGCTTACTTTTAATGATGGTACGGTTAAGACGTTAGACATCAATGTTAAGGTCATTGGTGCGAGAAAGTCAGCTGTCCCAACAGCAATTACTGTGATGAATACCAGCAAGCTTGATGAAGAACGTGCCAAAGATGCATTAAACTTAGATGATGTTCTTGCAATTGATACGAAGTACCCTAATGCCCATTATTCATGGGTAGGTAAGGCTGATGGTACTGGAACAGTTGATATTAGTCAACCTGGTAGTCCAGATGCCTATGTTTTGATTGATTACGGCGATGGCAAGAAGCAAACGGTTAAAGTTGATTTAAACGTTAGTGAACAGCCAACGTCTGGTGCTACTTATCATCCAGCAGCTACTAGTGGCTCAGTTACTACGCATATGACTGATAATGGTGTCATTATGCCGCCAGAATTTAATGATACTACTAAGATGTCTGACTTCATGCAAATTCCTGGAGTTGATAATTTGACTGACATTGTTGACTACTTGACTTGGGCTAATAATGCGCCGACAACAGTTGGCAATAACCAGCAAGTTGCAGTGATTGTTCATTACAAGGATCAATCAGTCAGCGATCCGTTTAACATCAATGTCAATGTTTTAAGTGCGAAAAAAGCAATTGCACCAACTACAGTTACTGCTGGCAGTCAATTAACTGCTGCACAAGCTAAGGATGCCTTGGATCAAACCGAAAATGCAGCGATTTTAGCTAAGTATCCAACTGCTACATTTACTTGGGCTGCTAATAGCGATGGTACTGGTACAATTGATACTAGCCAAGCAGGAACGCCAGCTGCTTATGTTGTGGTTGACTACGGTGACGGTACTAAGCAGGTAGTCCAAGTCGATTTGACCGTAAAGAGTCAAGCTGATGCCAATGAAAGTAAACTTGATGCCACTCAGGCTGTACCAATTACAACCCACGTTGCCGATGGTTTGCATAATGAAGTTCAAGTACCTGAATTCACTGATCCAAATTGGATTAAAGATAATATTGCCCTTGATGGTGTCACTGATTCTAGTACGTTGATTGATCATTTAAGCTGGAATGGCACGCAGCCAGCAACAGTTGGTGATGGTCAACAGATTGAAGTAGTTGCTCATTACAAAGATGGGTCAACAAGTGCACCATTTAAGCTTAATGTTAATGTCCTTGGTGCCCGTAAGAAAGATAATTTACCGACGACAGTCCGGGTTAACAGTACTCCGGGTGAGGCTGAGGCTAAGAATGCCTTAAACTTGGATGATGTTATGAAGATTGATGCCCAATATCCGAATGCGAAGTATTCATTGGCAGAAAACAATGATGGTACGGGAGTTGTTGATACTAGTGCCCCTAATGAAAGTACTGCCTATGTTGTGATTGACTTTGGTGATGGCACGAAACAAATTGTACCGATTAACTTAAAGGTTGATGATAGTACTAATGCTGAAAATAATCATCCTACTGCTGCAGATGAAAATGCTACTACACCGATTTTGACACACTTAGTTCATGACTCAGGGACAGGTAATCCAGTTGCCTTAAGTCCGGATAGTTTTACCGATCAAGATAAAATGAAGACCGTTATTAAGGGCGTTGATTGGACGCAAGTTGATTACTTAACTTGGGCAGCAGTAGGACCGAATAAGCCGGGTGAAAATCAGGATGTTCAGGTTCGAGTTCATTATAAGGATGGCTCAATCAGTGATCCTGTGACGGTTAAAGCCAACATTGTTGGTGTACAGCATCTTGATGCTGCTGGCATAACGCCAGTTCCGGCAGAAGTTACAATTGGTGAGCAACCAACTGAAGAACAAGCTAAGGCAGTTTTAGGTCAAGACGACTCAGTTAACAAGATTCTGGCACAATATCCAACTGCTAAGTTTGGCTGGGCTAATAAGAGTGACGGTACGGGTACGCTTGATACTAGCAAACTGGGCTCGCGCGATGCTTATGTTGTCATTGATTACGGTGATGGTACGAAACAGGTCTTGAAAGTACCGCTAATCGTTAATCCAAAAGCAGATACCGGTGGTAATGGTAATACTGGCACGCCAACAGACAATAATTCGCAAACGCCTATCGGTGGCAGCGTCATGATTCCGCAAGGAACAGACCTGAGTAATGATACACATTATGCTGAATTAGCTATTAGCAATGCCGCTAGTCTTCCGGCTGGAACAACTTATTCTTGGAATAAGATCCCAGATACTTCTAAGTTAGGAACAGATATGTCTGGTTCTGTGTTAGTTAAATTTGCTGATGGTAGAAGCGTAATTGTTGCAGTAACTGTTAATATTAGCAATAGACAAGCAGAGAATGTTACCTTAACGCACAATGCCTATGTTTATAACGCACAAGGGCAAAGGATTAATGAGTTGATCCTCAAGATTGGTTCAACACTTCCAGTTTATGGTACTAAGGTGATTAATGGCAGAAACTTCTATCTTCTTGAGAATAATTATTATTTAGCAACTGGTAATGTCTTGCCACTTAAGCGTAAGTTGACGCATAATGCTTATATCTATAACAAGTATGGTAAGCGCGTTGGTAAGCAAGTTTTGAAGGTTGGTAAGGTCATGAAGACTTATGGTGAACCTGTTAAGATTCGTGGTAAGAAGTTTTACCAGATTGGTAACGGTCATTACTTGAAAGCAGCTAATTTCCCAACTTCGATTAAAGATTTACGTCCGGTTCAAGAGATTGCTGCTGATCCAAGTAAGAAGATGGTGATGCATAATTCTTATCTGTATGATGAAAATGGTCACCGGGCTAACCAAATCGTTTTGCAGGCTGGCTCAAGAATAGGAATTGACCAGACTGTTTATACTAAAGCAGGTAGACGTTTCTATAAGACAACTAAGGGCTTCTATATTCCGGTAGGCAATATTACGGGTACACCGCATGTTTATCTTAATCATAATGCTTATGTCTATAATCAATATGCTGAACGGGTAGGCAAAAAGGTACTGCACCAAGGTCAGACTAATTTGACGATATATGGTGATCCGATTAAGATGCGTGGTCACTGGTACTGGATTATTGGTAATAAGCGTTATCTGAGAGCAAGTAATATTAATTCAGAGCTTAAGTAA
- a CDS encoding YjdF family protein: MSTIYSSLSIVFEPPFYKAVFERRDHDHYEVAQVNLGTSEPKTTMLYSLILNHWQELHFFQQADLTRPHLVNHLNPKRRQRLAKKAIKKGVSTKAQLALQKQFEQNKLTKKVNQRKYKTQLAEAKFKLRKEKKRKKHQGH; this comes from the coding sequence ATGTCTACTATTTATAGTTCTTTATCTATCGTATTTGAACCGCCCTTTTACAAAGCTGTTTTTGAGCGACGCGATCATGATCATTATGAAGTTGCTCAAGTTAATTTGGGCACATCCGAACCCAAAACGACCATGCTATATTCATTAATTCTTAATCATTGGCAGGAATTACACTTTTTTCAACAAGCTGACTTAACAAGACCGCATCTAGTTAATCATCTTAATCCTAAACGCCGACAACGCTTAGCTAAAAAAGCTATTAAAAAAGGCGTCAGTACTAAGGCACAATTAGCTTTACAAAAGCAATTTGAGCAAAACAAATTAACTAAGAAAGTCAACCAGCGAAAGTATAAGACTCAATTAGCTGAAGCTAAGTTTAAATTACGAAAAGAAAAGAAACGAAAAAAACATCAAGGTCATTAA
- a CDS encoding cupredoxin domain-containing protein translates to MTKIIILLSGIILMGFIAWWFFGKHTVQAKQANIKQNKQSVDIEVKGGYSPEKIVLKKGVPATLNFKRMDSSSCLDHVIFSDLGIDQKLPQGQVEQVKIDTTKPGIYDWACSMNMFHGQVVVK, encoded by the coding sequence ATGACAAAGATTATTATTTTACTTAGTGGAATTATATTAATGGGTTTTATTGCCTGGTGGTTTTTTGGCAAGCATACAGTCCAAGCAAAGCAGGCTAATATTAAGCAAAATAAGCAAAGTGTAGATATTGAAGTTAAGGGAGGCTATTCACCTGAAAAGATTGTTTTGAAAAAGGGTGTTCCAGCAACACTTAATTTTAAGCGAATGGATTCCTCATCTTGCCTTGATCATGTGATTTTTTCAGATTTAGGCATTGATCAGAAATTGCCTCAAGGTCAAGTAGAACAAGTTAAAATTGATACAACTAAGCCAGGAATTTATGATTGGGCTTGCAGTATGAATATGTTTCATGGACAAGTGGTTGTTAAGTAG